A stretch of Pelecanus crispus isolate bPelCri1 chromosome 3, bPelCri1.pri, whole genome shotgun sequence DNA encodes these proteins:
- the KATNA1 gene encoding katanin p60 ATPase-containing subunit A1 isoform X2, translated as MMQKSGLCQYLLNVGPRKRQSAPCSDCRGHNNRGSAAVRGPHRPSSRNPNDKGKVVRSREKKDQQNKGKEEKNKSTPEISESEPKKFDSTGYDKDLVEALERDIISQNPNIRWDDIADLVEAKKLLKEAVVLPMWMPEFFKGIRRPWKGVLMVGPPGTGKTLLAKAVATECKTTFFNVSSSTLTSKYRGESEKLVRLLFEMARFYAPTTIFIDEIDSICSRRGTSEEHEASRRVKAELLVQMDGVGGATENDDPSKMVMVLAATNFPWDIDEALRRRLEKRIYIPLPSAKGREELLRINLRELELADDVDLANIAEKMEGYSGADITNVCRDASLMAMRRRIEGLTPEEIRNLSRDEMHMPTTMEDFEIALKKVSKSVSAADIEKYEKWIVEFGSC; from the exons ATGATGCAGAAGTCTGGTCTTTGCCAGTACCTGCTGAACGTAG GACCCAGAAAACGTCAGTCTGCTCCATGCAGTGATTGCAGAGGTCACAATAATCGTGGAAGTGCAGCTGTCAGAGGCCCTCACCGTCCATCCTCTCGAAATCCCAATGATAAAGGGAAGGTGGTCCGCAGCCGGGAAAAAAAGgatcagcaaaataaaggaaaagaggaaaag AACAAATCCACACCTGAGATTTCAGAGTCTGAACCAAAGAAATTTGATAGTACTGGATATGATAAAGATTTAGTAGAAGCTTTGGAAAGAGATATAATTTCTCAGAATCCCAACATTCGATG ggaTGACATTGCTGATTTAGTAGAAGCCAAAAAGCTGCTTAAAGAAGCTGTAGTTTTACCAATGTGGATGCCAGAGTTTTTTAAGGGAATTAGAAGACCATGGAAG gGTGTGCTGATGGTTGGTCCTCCTGGTACTGGAAAGACCCTCCTGGCAAAAGCTGTAGCCACTGAATGCAAGACTACTTTTTTCAATGTTTCTTCTTCCACACTTACCTCAAAATACAGAGGAGAATCTGAGAAACTTGTTCGTCTGCTGTTTGAAATG gCTCGATTTTATGCCCCGACAACTATATTTATTGATGAGATAGACTCCATCTGTAGTCGCAGGGGAACTTCAGAGGAGCATGAAGCTAGCCGACGTGTGAAGGCAGAACTGCTAGTTCAGATGGATG GTGTTGGAGGGGCTACTGAAAATGATGATCCTTCCAAGATGGTCATGGTACTTGCTGCTACTAATTTTCCTTGGGATATTGATGAAGCCCTGAGACGGAGACTAGAAAAGAGAATTTACATTCCTTTACCATCAG CAAAAGGTAGAGAGGAACTCCTGAGAATAAATTTGCGAGagctggaactggctgatgATGTTGACCTTGCAAATATAGCTGAGAAAATGGAGGGTTATTCAGGTGCAGACATTACCAACGTATGCAG AGATGCATCGTTGATGGCTATGAGAAGGCGTATTGAAGGCTTGACaccagaagaaataagaaaccTTTCCCGAGATGAAATGCACATGCCAACAACTATGGAAGACTTTGAAATAGCTTTGAAGAAAGTTTCTAAATCTGTATCTGCTGCGGACATTGAGAAATATGAGAAGTGGATAGTTGAATTTGGATCATGCTGA
- the KATNA1 gene encoding katanin p60 ATPase-containing subunit A1 isoform X1, which yields MLNMSLVMISENVKLAREYALLGNYDSAMVYYQGVLDQMNKYLYSVRDTYLQQKWQQVWQEISVEAKHVKDIMKTLESFKLDSTPLKASQQELPAHDAEVWSLPVPAERRPSPGPRKRQSAPCSDCRGHNNRGSAAVRGPHRPSSRNPNDKGKVVRSREKKDQQNKGKEEKNKSTPEISESEPKKFDSTGYDKDLVEALERDIISQNPNIRWDDIADLVEAKKLLKEAVVLPMWMPEFFKGIRRPWKGVLMVGPPGTGKTLLAKAVATECKTTFFNVSSSTLTSKYRGESEKLVRLLFEMARFYAPTTIFIDEIDSICSRRGTSEEHEASRRVKAELLVQMDGVGGATENDDPSKMVMVLAATNFPWDIDEALRRRLEKRIYIPLPSAKGREELLRINLRELELADDVDLANIAEKMEGYSGADITNVCRDASLMAMRRRIEGLTPEEIRNLSRDEMHMPTTMEDFEIALKKVSKSVSAADIEKYEKWIVEFGSC from the exons atgTTGAACATGAGCCTTGTTATGATCAGTGAGAATGTAAAGCTGGCCCGTGAATATGCCTTACTGGGAAATTATGACTCTGCGATGGTCTACTACCAGGGAGTTCTTGACCAAATGAATAAGTACCTCTACTCTGTCAGAGATACGTATCTGCAGCAGAAATGGCAACAG gtttGGCAGGAGATAAGTGTGGAAGCTAAGCATGTGAAAGATATAATGAAAACACTAGAGAGTTTTAAACTAGACAGTACTCCATTGAAAGCTTCACAGCAAGAATTACCAGCTCATGATGCAGAAGTCTGGTCTTTGCCAGTACCTGCTGAACGTAG ACCTTCGCCAGGACCCAGAAAACGTCAGTCTGCTCCATGCAGTGATTGCAGAGGTCACAATAATCGTGGAAGTGCAGCTGTCAGAGGCCCTCACCGTCCATCCTCTCGAAATCCCAATGATAAAGGGAAGGTGGTCCGCAGCCGGGAAAAAAAGgatcagcaaaataaaggaaaagaggaaaag AACAAATCCACACCTGAGATTTCAGAGTCTGAACCAAAGAAATTTGATAGTACTGGATATGATAAAGATTTAGTAGAAGCTTTGGAAAGAGATATAATTTCTCAGAATCCCAACATTCGATG ggaTGACATTGCTGATTTAGTAGAAGCCAAAAAGCTGCTTAAAGAAGCTGTAGTTTTACCAATGTGGATGCCAGAGTTTTTTAAGGGAATTAGAAGACCATGGAAG gGTGTGCTGATGGTTGGTCCTCCTGGTACTGGAAAGACCCTCCTGGCAAAAGCTGTAGCCACTGAATGCAAGACTACTTTTTTCAATGTTTCTTCTTCCACACTTACCTCAAAATACAGAGGAGAATCTGAGAAACTTGTTCGTCTGCTGTTTGAAATG gCTCGATTTTATGCCCCGACAACTATATTTATTGATGAGATAGACTCCATCTGTAGTCGCAGGGGAACTTCAGAGGAGCATGAAGCTAGCCGACGTGTGAAGGCAGAACTGCTAGTTCAGATGGATG GTGTTGGAGGGGCTACTGAAAATGATGATCCTTCCAAGATGGTCATGGTACTTGCTGCTACTAATTTTCCTTGGGATATTGATGAAGCCCTGAGACGGAGACTAGAAAAGAGAATTTACATTCCTTTACCATCAG CAAAAGGTAGAGAGGAACTCCTGAGAATAAATTTGCGAGagctggaactggctgatgATGTTGACCTTGCAAATATAGCTGAGAAAATGGAGGGTTATTCAGGTGCAGACATTACCAACGTATGCAG AGATGCATCGTTGATGGCTATGAGAAGGCGTATTGAAGGCTTGACaccagaagaaataagaaaccTTTCCCGAGATGAAATGCACATGCCAACAACTATGGAAGACTTTGAAATAGCTTTGAAGAAAGTTTCTAAATCTGTATCTGCTGCGGACATTGAGAAATATGAGAAGTGGATAGTTGAATTTGGATCATGCTGA